A genomic window from Euleptes europaea isolate rEulEur1 chromosome 9, rEulEur1.hap1, whole genome shotgun sequence includes:
- the BBS12 gene encoding Bardet-Biedl syndrome 12 protein — MAFGDLNSNRHLGLQQLSSFASTAKTFLGPIKSSKFIVDRRTYGSVLICSAVRLLESLDSNNAVGQLLNDAIQAQNKEYKTGTATLLFLVSAWSSAILECLEQGVPLSVIVAVMSEGLSSCIEQVQCLTIPITNMKQKPDDIPKKYDNKALINICFGTAGRQRIEMKTSGVKSNHSFEVHMSEEELKDPTIQQANAVRPWESPQYPWGFTNGSTACSQAKPVDASCVFTVCKSRLAVSNGNKRSKLIHSRYFSSAREIQSQQPTDYLDGPAENMNELNYLGQVAMSLSHGKGPAMKLVQDVLRCCLQTDYQIADSHPFQFNISEIVTCCLPGMSESYSSVCPGYVLLVCPEKAAAAKQLQGRPLHVVLADGDLTEMYRHLGFNRSHNVRTILESGNNQANSSGLWVDTLLDILNQHHIDLILVQGNTCESLEEKCLLHNILIINHVTHAVLQAFSNITGAEIVTYLTQVNENCVGKDVYLNFWGTGESGWMEVDSRVPVVITAKGIHLLTVVLSSPVVSKMQATEDNFWTCAYRVHNALLDKTVFPGGGATELLCLSYLEKLEKEAKNATGEFHAGSSWLAKSLEPCKPLVLNALARGWHQYLCTVMCRTANSTSEFEASVFIQQHLRKAAMHSSPSDYIMDEFRKEKIGVAVFEHIGTYEKAFKVYDNVTAKIEAWRRALDLVLLVLQTDAEIITGPKRDQLLKSQASSELVFL; from the coding sequence ATGGCTTTTGGAGACCTGAACAGCAATAGGCATTTGGGATTGCAGCAACTGTCCTCTTTTGCATCCACTGCAAAGACCTTTTTAGGACCAATTAAGTCATCCAAATTTATTGTTGATAGAAGAACTTACGGCAGTGTGTTGATTTGCTCTGCAGTGAGACTTCTTGAAAGCTTGGATTCAAATAATGCAGTAGGACAACTTCTTAATGATGCCATCCAGGCACAGAACAAGGAGTATAAAACTGGAACAGCTACCCTGTTGTTTCTTGTTAGCGCGTGGAGCAGTGCTATACTTGAGTGCCTTGAGCAGGGTGTTCCCCTTTCGGTAATAGTAGCTGTGATGTCTGAAGGTCTCAGTTCTTGCATTGAGCAAGTTCAGTGCCTCACAATACCAATAACCAACATGAAGCAAAAGCCGGACGATATTCCTAAAAAATATGACAACAAAGCCCTCATTAACATCTGTTTTGGCACAGCTGGAAGGCAGAGGATTGAAATGAAAACTTCAGGTGTCAAATCCAACCACAGTTTCGAAGTCCATATGTCAGAAGAAGAATTAAAAGACCCTACCATTCAGCAGGCAAATGCTGTCAGGCCTTGGGAAAGCCCTCAGTATCCGTGGGGATTCACTAACGGCAGCACAGCATGTTCACAGGCTAAGCCAGTAGATGCCAGTTGTGTTTTCACAGTTTGCAAAAGTCGTTTGGCTGTGTCAAATGGTAACAAAAGATCAAAATTGATCCACAGTAGATATTTCAGTAGTGCAAGGGAAATTCAGTCTCAACAGCCAACAGATTACTTGGATGGACCTGCAGAAAATATGAATGAACTCAACTATTTGGGACAAGTGGCGATGTCTCTTAGTCATGGAAAGGGGCCTGCAATGAAACTGGTACAGGATGTTCTTAGATGCTGCTTGCAGACTGATTATCAAATAGCTGACTCCCATCCTTTTCAATTTAATATTTCAGAAATTGTAACTTGTTGTTTACCAGGGATGTCTGAAAGTTATTCTTCTGTTTGCCCTGGGTATGTCTTGTTAGTATGCCCAGAgaaagctgctgctgctaagcagcTTCAGGGTAGACCTCTTCATGTTGTTCTTGCAGATGGTGATCTAACAGAAATGTATCGCCATTTGGGGTTTAACAGGTCACACAATGTAAGAACGATCTTAGAAAGTGGGAATAATCAAGCAAATAGCTCAGGCTTGTGGGTTGACACTCTGTTAGATATTCTGAATCAGCACCACATTGATTTAATTTTGGTGCAAGGTAACACATGTGAAAGTTTAGAGGAAAAATGCTTGCTACATAACATACTGATAATTAATCACGTAACCCATGCTGTATTGCAAGCTTTTAGCAATATTACAGGAGCGGAAATAGTGACCTACCTCACTCAGGTGAATGAAAATTGTGTCGGCAAGGATGTCTATTTAAACTTCTGGGGAACTGGAGAGTCAGGTTGGATGGAAGTGGATAGTAGAGTTCCAGTCGTCataacagcaaaaggaattcatcTGTTAACAGTGGTGCTTAGCAGTCCTGTAGTGTCCAAGATGCAAGCCACTGAAGATAACTTTTGGACTTGTGCTTATCGTGTGCACAATGCTCTTCTTGATAAAACAGTCTTTCCTGGAGGTGGTGCCACTGAGTTGCTGTGCCTCAGTTATCTTGAGAAGTTGGAGAAAGAAGCTAAAAATGCTACAGGGGAATTTCATGCTGGTTCCTCCTGGCTTGCAAAATCTTTGGAACCGTGTAAACCTCTGGTGCTTAATGCTTTGGCACGTGGTTGGCACCAGTACCTTTGCACTGTCATGTGTAGAACTGCAAACAGTACATCTGAGTTTGAAGCCAGCGTTTTTATACAGCAGCATCTCAGAAAAGCAGCAATGCACAGTTCGCCTTCCGACTACATAATGGATGAGTTTAGGAAGGAGAAGATTGGGGTAGCAGTCTTTGAACATATAGGGACATATGAAAAGGCTTTCAAAGTGTATGACAATGTAACGGCTAAGATAGAGGCATGGCGTAGAGCTCTAGATTTAGTGCTCTTAGTTCTTCAAACGGATGCTGAAATTATCACAGGGCCTAAGAGAGATCAGCTGTTAAAATCACAGGCGTCAAGTGAGTTGGTGTTTTTATAA